AGCGGAATTATACGCCTGAGTCCCACCagggtaaatctggagtgactcctcCTGGTGCGGTTACACCAGAGTCACAGAGCCGAATTTGGCGCTAGGGGTGGCGATTCGATGagcaggaggaggcagggtgCGGCTGCCCTTTGGGATTGTGGGGAAAAAGGGCTTGAGCTCACTAGGTCAGTGCTAAGAAACCTTGGTTGATCTCCGAGCCCCCATCCAAAAGTACCTCCAAAGGCCCGGTTGTCtgttcccccatccccaccataAGCGTAGGAATGGCGGGGGAAGGGTGGCTCTATGATCCCCTTGCGCTTCCAATGTTCCCAGATCTGCCAGAGTAGGTTAGAGCAGCCTTTGAGCTGCTCTAAGTTGTGATCTGGGGTGTGAAAAGAACCACTACAGCACTCCCATCCCCCTCTTTCAGGGAGACCCCTCCAGTGTCAAAGCAGACTTGTCCAGGTGGGGCTCACGCAGTAACCTCTGCCAGGGaggccagaggaggtggtgatttGTAGGAACCTGCCGGGTCTGGCAAGGCTCCTGGGGGCTTGCCAGTTCCAACAGGTTGGGCCAGTCTCCGCACTGTCCTGCCAGCTCTGCTAGGGCTGGAGCGGCTGAATTGCCTGTGGATTCGAGAGGAGCGGGTGGAGATAGGTTTAGCTGCTCTGTGTATCTATGGCTCCCATCCCCGGCATATCTGAGTGCCTCTCAGCCTGTGATGGatttgttcccctcccccaccccccccaacagccCTGTCAGGTAGGGCCATGCTGTTATCCCCTTtgtagagatgggaaactgaggcacagcaggaATAAGTGGCTTTGGGTGAGCCGTCTCTGTCGATAAGCTCTCAGGGGCAGGGAGTGTCTTTCCTTGTGCCTTGCATGGCACGGAGGATACCCTGGACACGGGGTCGATGCGAGGGCCGCCCCTCCTCGTGCTCACCCTGTCTGGGCAGCCGTGTAGCCCCAGTCAAGCGGCACCCGGCTCACACCGGGGTGAGCAAGAGGAGGAGCTGGCCCAGTGGACGGTAGCAGAGAAGGCCAGGTGGGGAGTCTGTGGGCCCCCACGAGGCTGGCACGTTGTCAGTCCATTCCCTGCCACgggcggggctttgggggcaCCTCCGTCTCTTCTGTTCTCTGCCTGGGGCACCTCCCCGCCTAGCATCCGGAGGCCTGTCATGCTTTGCTCTAATTTCGTAGTGAGGGGGTGGATCTCCCGGCGAGCGCCCTCGGGGAGACGCCGGGGAATAGGCTGACCTGTGTGCCCTTTGTCTCCCCACCCAGGCCTACCTGCGAGCCATTGACGTCAAGATCCTGCAGCAGCTGGTGGTGGTGAATGAGGGCATCGAGGCCGTGAAGTGGCTCCTGGAGGAGAAGGGGACCCTGaccagccattgcagcagcttgGCCAGCAGCCAGTACAGCTTGGTGGAGAGCCAGGAGACCTCGCGCCGGGGCAGCTGGACCAGCCTGCAGGACCCCAGTGAGAAACTGGACAGCATCTCCGTCGGCAGCTACCTGGACACGCTGGCTGACGAGATGGACGAGTACTGCCATGGTGCCATGGAGCCCATCCTGGCCTCCACGCCGGGCAGACCGGGCATCCCACCGGCCGGGCTGGAGCAGGACTGGTCCAGGAGCGACCCAGACAGGGGTCTGCCCAGGAAGCCAGGCAGCCCACAGGACAAAAGCAAAGCGGACCAGGAGTGGCTCCGGATGGACCATTCCTCGGCCCGGCCTACCCAGGAGCAGAGCACCAGGGACCCAGCCAGAGCAGCGAAGCAGCCCGCTGGCCCTCAGCAGCCCCAGGTGGCCAACggcttcttgggcagacagggtCCTGCCTTGGAAGCCAGTAAAGAGGCCCCGGGGGAGAGGCTGAGCAAGGgcagcccggcccggccggccTGGAGGAACGGCCAAGTCGACTTTGAGCCCTGCAAGCTCAACGGCAAACTCCACCTGGAGTACGACGCCCACTGGCGCTGGGTGCAGTCGCAGGACGACGTGACGTTCTTGTAGCTCCTGGAACCTAGCTTGCGAGGGGCTGCATGGAATCGCCCGCCCGATCCTCGCCCCGATGAGCACTCGGCGTACGGAGCGGGAGACCAAACTGGCTGCATTGGGCTTCCTTGAAATTCCCCATGAGCATCGGTGGGAACAGTCTGCGGAGCGCTCCACGCCGTCCCCTTTGCAATGTCACTTTTCCCTCGGGGTCGGCGTGGGACCTGCGCGATGCCGGCCAGTGGCGCTGCACAGCAGGAAGCTAGACTTATCCTGAATAGCGAGGGCTCGGAGAGGGGTGATCACACTAGGGAGGTAACAGGAGGAGCAAGGCTGCACCTCCCATAAAGGCACTTTGGGCTCACCCCCCTTTTTATTAGTGCAGATGCTAGCGCAGGATAGAGAGCACTTCTCCGCTGGTTCGATCCTGCAGTCAGCCGTCACCCTGGGTTCaaggaggggagggtggtggaGTGATTAGAGCATGAGTCTATTCCTGGCTTAGCCCCTTAACTTtgccatgcctcagtttacccttctGCAAAATGGGGCCGATACGCTACCTACCTGGCCGGAGCAGGCACTTATTGACGTGCCAGTGGTGCCGCACAGGAGGCAGACAGAGACCCGGCCCTGGGAGCATGGAGGCCCGACTGAACAGAGCCTGTTGGAGTGGGGTGTGTTAGCACTTGGGGCATCGCAGCCTTTGCCACGGCTGGGCTGGGATGTCGCTGGAGGATCGGGCCAGGACAGCGGAGTGGGTGTAGAGAGCCAGCCCCTTGTTTCACCAACGCACCCGGGTTGTTTCTAGAGCCTCTACACTTTCCTTTTCTACGCCTGCTGCCCCACCCCGCTCCTAtcctcacccccccactcccacccctcgAAACCAGGTGAGAGGGCTGGGGTGGCCTCCAGGGCCCCTAAAAGCCCCAGTTGCAGTCAGGTGGGGATTGCCCCGGGGGCAGGCGCTGTGGAGAACAACCGTAGGGCTCTGCTGTgagccctggagcagggggcaggctgggtgtggggctcagggtggagtttgggggtggattCTAGGCAGTGCTGCAGACCATGGGACAGCCTGgggaggctgctgtaacttagacCGGCCCCCAGGGCGGCCTATGTTAGAGGGGCCCTAGACCAGTCCAGGATACTAATGCAGCCCGGCACatggggctgcattagtaggagcattgccagcagatcgagggacgtgattattcccctctattcggcactggtgaggccacatctggagtattgtgtctagttttggtccccacactacagaagggatgtggacaaattggagaaagtccagaggagggcaacgaaaatgattggggggctggggcatgtgacttacgaggagatgacactaaactgggaggagtggtagatatgctggagggtagggataagatacagagggacctagacaaattggaggattgggacaaaagaaatctgatgaggttcaacaaggacaagggcagagtcctgcacttaggatggaagaatcccatgcactgctacagactagggaccgagcggCTAaacggcagttctgcagaaaaggacctaggggttacagtggatgagaagctggatatgagtcaacagtgtgcccttgttgccaagaaggctaacggcattttgggctgtataagtaggggcagtgccagcagatcgagggacgtgatcattcccctctatttgacattggtgaggcctcatctggagtactgtgtccagttttgggccccacactacaagaaggatgtggaaaaattggaaagagtccagcaaagggcaacaaaaatgattagggggctggagcacatgacttataaggagaggctgagggaactgggattatttagtctgcagaagagaagagtgaggggggatttgatagcagccttcaactacctgaaggggggttccaaagaggatggatctagactgttctcagtggtaccagatgacagaacaaggagcaatggtctcaagttgcagtgggggaggtttaggttggatattaggaaacactatttcactaggagggtggtgaagcactggaatgggttccctagggaggtggtggaatctccttccttagaggtttttaaggtcaggcttgacaaagccctagctgggatgatttagttggggattggtcctgctttgagcagggggttggactagatgacctcctaaggcctcttccaaccctgatagtctatggtCAGGGGTGCAAAGGTTGCTCTAAAGTCTccaaaacacccctctgagcggCAGGTTCTGGGCAGCACCTCTTGGCAGagcacagaattccccccagtGCGTATCGGGTCAGATCAAATTTGTAACTGCCCAGCCCCGAGCCTTGCCCGGGGATCTGTACGtccagcttcccctccc
This Chrysemys picta bellii isolate R12L10 chromosome 8, ASM1138683v2, whole genome shotgun sequence DNA region includes the following protein-coding sequences:
- the LURAP1 gene encoding leucine rich adaptor protein 1, producing MEGPGCGEPLPPDLKELESKVGRRAPEGLVRWLREDPAAALLRESPARGQRRGLAGKIKALKLELAYLRAIDVKILQQLVVVNEGIEAVKWLLEEKGTLTSHCSSLASSQYSLVESQETSRRGSWTSLQDPSEKLDSISVGSYLDTLADEMDEYCHGAMEPILASTPGRPGIPPAGLEQDWSRSDPDRGLPRKPGSPQDKSKADQEWLRMDHSSARPTQEQSTRDPARAAKQPAGPQQPQVANGFLGRQGPALEASKEAPGERLSKGSPARPAWRNGQVDFEPCKLNGKLHLEYDAHWRWVQSQDDVTFL